One Diceros bicornis minor isolate mBicDic1 chromosome 26, mDicBic1.mat.cur, whole genome shotgun sequence DNA segment encodes these proteins:
- the STX4 gene encoding syntaxin-4 isoform X2, producing MRDRTHELRQGDDSSDDENKERVALVVHPGTARLGSPDDEFFQKVRTIQQAIVKLENKVRVLEKQQVTILATPLPEEGMKQDLQNLRDEIKQLGREIRAELKAIEPQKEEGDENYTSVNTRMRKTQHGILSQQFVELINKCNSMQSEYREKNVERIRRQLKITNAGMVSDEELEHMLDSGQSEVFVSNILKDTQVTRQALNEISARHSEIQQLERSIRELHELFTLVAAEVETQGEMINRIEKNILSSMDYVEHGREDVKIALDNKEKARKKKVLIGICVSVTVLILLVIIVIAALV from the exons ATGCGGGACAGGACCCACGAGCTGAGGCAG GGGGATGACAGCTCGGACGATGAGAACAAGGAGCGGGTCGCGCTGGTGGTACACCCGGGCACGGCGCGGTTGGGGAGCCCGGACGATGAGTTCTTCCAGAAG GTCCGGACAATTCAGCAGGCTATTGTCAAGCTGGAGAATAAAGTCCGAGTGTTGGAGAAGCAGCAGGTCACCATCCTGGCCACGCCCCTTCCCGAGGAGG GTATGAAGCAGGACTTGCAGAACCTGCGCGACGAGATCAAACAGCTGGGGAGGGAGATCCGCGCGGAGCTGAAGG CCATAGAGCCCCAGAAGGAAGAAGGTGATGAGAATTACACCTCGGTCAACACGAGAATGAGAAAAACCCAG CATGGGATCCTGTCCCAGCAATTCGTGGAGCTCATCAACAAGTGCAACTCGATGCAGTCCGAGTACCGGGAGAAGAATGTGGAGCGGATTCGGAGGCAGCTGAAGATCA CAAATGCTGGAATGGTGTCTGATGAGGAGCTGGAGCACATGCTGGACAGTGGGCAGAGTGAGGTGTTTGTGTCGAAT ATACTGAAGGACACACAGGTAACTCGACAGGCCCTAAATGAGATCTCGGCCCGGCACAGTGAGATCCAGCAGCTTGAACGCAGTATCCGTGAACTTCATGAGCTCTTCACTCTTGTGGCTGCTGAGGTGGAGACGCAG GGGGAGATGATCAACCGGATTGAGAAGAACATCCTGAGTTCAATGGACTATGTGGAACATGGGCGGGAAGATGTCAAGATAGCCCTGGACAACAAGGAGAAGGCGCGGAAG AAGAAAGTCTTGATTGGCATCTGTGTGTCCGTCACTGTCCTCATTCTGTTGGTCATCATTGTCATCGCTGCATTGGTTTGA
- the STX4 gene encoding syntaxin-4 isoform X1 — MTARTMRTRSGSRWWYTRARRGWGARTMSSSRSPLGHPPQVRTIQQAIVKLENKVRVLEKQQVTILATPLPEEGMKQDLQNLRDEIKQLGREIRAELKAIEPQKEEGDENYTSVNTRMRKTQHGILSQQFVELINKCNSMQSEYREKNVERIRRQLKITNAGMVSDEELEHMLDSGQSEVFVSNILKDTQVTRQALNEISARHSEIQQLERSIRELHELFTLVAAEVETQGEMINRIEKNILSSMDYVEHGREDVKIALDNKEKARKKKVLIGICVSVTVLILLVIIVIAALV, encoded by the exons ATGACAGCTCGGACGATGAGAACAAGGAGCGGGTCGCGCTGGTGGTACACCCGGGCACGGCGCGGTTGGGGAGCCCGGACGATGAGTTCTTCCAGAAG CCCTCTCGGTCACCCTCCCCAGGTCCGGACAATTCAGCAGGCTATTGTCAAGCTGGAGAATAAAGTCCGAGTGTTGGAGAAGCAGCAGGTCACCATCCTGGCCACGCCCCTTCCCGAGGAGG GTATGAAGCAGGACTTGCAGAACCTGCGCGACGAGATCAAACAGCTGGGGAGGGAGATCCGCGCGGAGCTGAAGG CCATAGAGCCCCAGAAGGAAGAAGGTGATGAGAATTACACCTCGGTCAACACGAGAATGAGAAAAACCCAG CATGGGATCCTGTCCCAGCAATTCGTGGAGCTCATCAACAAGTGCAACTCGATGCAGTCCGAGTACCGGGAGAAGAATGTGGAGCGGATTCGGAGGCAGCTGAAGATCA CAAATGCTGGAATGGTGTCTGATGAGGAGCTGGAGCACATGCTGGACAGTGGGCAGAGTGAGGTGTTTGTGTCGAAT ATACTGAAGGACACACAGGTAACTCGACAGGCCCTAAATGAGATCTCGGCCCGGCACAGTGAGATCCAGCAGCTTGAACGCAGTATCCGTGAACTTCATGAGCTCTTCACTCTTGTGGCTGCTGAGGTGGAGACGCAG GGGGAGATGATCAACCGGATTGAGAAGAACATCCTGAGTTCAATGGACTATGTGGAACATGGGCGGGAAGATGTCAAGATAGCCCTGGACAACAAGGAGAAGGCGCGGAAG AAGAAAGTCTTGATTGGCATCTGTGTGTCCGTCACTGTCCTCATTCTGTTGGTCATCATTGTCATCGCTGCATTGGTTTGA